A region of the bacterium genome:
ATTACAATCCTTGCACCATCCTATTCCTTTCTTTAAAATCTCCTCAAATCTTTTCTTTCGTTTACTATTCATTTTTTCACCTCCTCTTTTTAATTATCTTTTAAAAGCTGAGCTAAGGGAGGTAGAAAAGCTCAGCTTTTAGAAGATAATTGTTTTTTCTGATTCAGATATTGCCAAATTCTATAAAAGAACCACAAAATAATTCCGAAACCAACAAAGAGCCAAAGAAAATCACCGTATCTCTCCCATAAAAATCTGCAAATTTGAAATAAACCAATCCCTAAAATTCCTAAAATTATTATTATCAGAAAAAATCCAGGGAGCGGTGGTTCTTCCTGATATTGACTTGGAAACATAATTGATTTGACAAAATTTCTAAAAGGCGTATAATGAAATTGACTTGTGGATAATCTATCAAAAAATTTCGGCAGAATGGGTGGTTTTCTTTGCCGAAATTTCCACCCATTTTGCTTTTAGATTATGACTAAAACTTGGTTAAAAATATTTTTAGTAGCTAGTATAATAATTCTTTTAGTTGGTGGTTTATTTTATTTTGTTGAAGCAAGACAAGGTTGTTGTTCTTGGCATGGTGGTGTCTGTGGATGTCAATGTTGTAATGGGACACCACTTTCAGCAAAATGTGCTCCATATTATCCTTGGTGTAATGGAGAAAAAGAAATTTATACTCCTCTTCCCTCTCCTCCGTCTATTGAACCTATTCGGTTGTGGGATCAAACAGAAGCACAATCTATTTCTGCTCTTAGTAACAAGAGTAATAGATGGAGATACTATTAAAGTAAAATTTTCTAATGATACTATTGAAAAGTACGCCTTATAGGAATTGATACTCCCGAAACAGTTGATCCGCGTAAACCTGTAGAATGTTTTGGTAAAGAAGCTACACAAAAGATGAAAGAATTAGTTGATAGTAAAACAGTAAAATTAGTTAGAGGTAAAGAAAGTTCCAATCGGGATAGATATAGTAGACTTTTAAGATATATTTATCTTATAGATAATACTTTTGTAAATGCTGAAATGATCAAACAAGGTTATGCTTATGCCTATACTAAGTATCCTTTTGAATATATGGAAGAATTTAAAAGGTATGAAAGAGAAGCCAGAGAAAATAATAGAGGTTTATGGGCCCCAGGAGTATGTGAGGCAGAACAAACAAAACAACAAGAAGAAATTTTAACTATTTAACTATTTCAACTATTGCAGAAAATAAAGATATTAAAACAGAAAAACCAGAAGAAGAAGATACTACAGCAGGTTTAATCTTTTTAGCTTTCTTTATTTTATTAATAATATTTTTAATTCTAAATATTCGTCATTGGATACAAAGAAAAAAGCAGAATAATTAATAATAATTATGAGAAAACTCAAAAAAATTATAAGTATATTTCTTCTAATAGCA
Encoded here:
- a CDS encoding thermonuclease family protein encodes the protein MGIDTPETVDPRKPVECFGKEATQKMKELVDSKTVKLVRGKESSNRDRYSRLLRYIYLIDNTFVNAEMIKQGYAYAYTKYPFEYMEEFKRYEREARENNRGLWAPGVCEAEQTKQQEEILTI